The Diospyros lotus cultivar Yz01 chromosome 11, ASM1463336v1, whole genome shotgun sequence region GCAAATGCAAATTTCATGACTCATTAATTTGATAAATCTATCCCAAGCAAGATGTagccattttttgtttttgtctctTGTAACTATATTTTAACGGCAGAAAAACAATTAttattgagattttaattgCCTTTTAAAGTGCTTTTAGCTTATAACCAAATCGGGTGTTTTCACGAACATCCAATAACATAAAGTCTTAAGTAAAAAACTTGGACCGAATAAGCTCTAAGTCTCTAATCCATGTGATCataagttatgaaaataatttgtgTTTGTTAATCTAAGATATGTAGTGAAAAATGTGAGATAtgggaaatatttttgaatatttgtctttttaaacgtatttgttaaaattatatggtgatcattgaaaaaaaagttatgtgatttcttatcttgatttttctagATATGCTTATCTTTCTCCATTCTcaatataagtatatatttcTTAGTGTTCTCTAGtacattctaaaaaaaattaataaacagtttgataaaaatcttgaaatacttcgtaaacttattttgatcattccatatattagtccaaaaaatattataaacttatcttttcttttttttttttatgagctAGGTGTCCGAGCTTCTCTCGAATAATCCTGGGGAGAGCGATCTTCTCCTCTCATTTGCCCTCCGACAttccaatcttatcttaatactattttatctaatttattttaataaatgctaCTTTATAGAATAATGGTTAAGGttgtaatatgaaaaaatatatgattttttaggATTTTCCTAAGACTGGATTAATAATGCGCGCAAACGTTTTGGAGGCGTCATTTCAACTTTTCCTAAACATTTCCATTTTTGAAAtgctaaaaaatatttgtaggCTGTTTTTGCAATTTCTAGACTATTTCGAGGTTGTTTTGTAATATTaggaaaatatcataaataaattatcataaatgcATTTTCATCCACGAAAAagttttttaattctttaaccAGGTTAGAGATAGAATTGTTTTCATctctaacttaaaatttttaaatttattgtttgttcttaaaagtaagtaaaaatttaaatttattgtttgtattatatttgattattttttttaaattaattttttatttttaattagtaagtcATGGTTTATGGATGATAgaacttatgtttatttttatttgaatatattatgaaatttatatttattttttgattgaataactattttttatattaaaaattatatttacaattttttttatatttttttatttactcgtCTCCGCACTTTTTGTTTCctatgttttttaaaaatattatttccttatttttgtttcatgttatatctattttttattttcattttcattttcgtgCGGTCAATAATCCAAGTAAGGGCAGAATGGTCATTCCAGCATTTTAACATGTAAATTCCGAAAAAAGAAATCATTAGCCAAATTAGAATTGGTCTAGATGGAGTAAACCAAATGGGCCGGCTCGTAAAGAAAGGCCTGTCAAGGCCCATTAGCATATCAGGCCCATTATTACTCGTGGGtgccccccccctctctctctctctgtcgaTAGAATTTGGATTTCTAAACGCGAGCCTATCAGATcgtagaaagagagagagattagaaacCAGAAACCGATTCGATCTCAGCTTCGGCAATGGGGCATTTGGCGTCAAGCTCGTGGTCTCGGGCCATGTTACAGATTTCTCCGTACACCTTCTCCGCCGTCGgcatcgccatcgccatcggCGTTTCTGTTCTCGGCGCTGCTTGGTACGCTCTAACATCCCCCTCGCCCttcctctctcactctctctctctcgcgtgcGCCACATTGATGTGCTGAATTTCGTTTCGATTTTTTGTTTTGGCGGTGCTGTTCAGGGGGATTTACATCACGGGAAGTAGTTTGATAGGTGCGGCAATCAAAGCGCCGCGAATCACTTCCAAGAATCTCATTAGGTACAAGCCCTAGCTCTGTTGCTATTGAAATTTCGAGTTGTAATGATCTTGTCAATTGCTGGATGGGGATGACAGcttttttagatttattttgatGCTTTTGTATAATATGCTAATATTGAATGCGTCGATGTGTTGACATGTAAATCGAGTGTGATTTAAATTGATTCCGAGAAGCACGTGTGATAGTAAATTACTGAATTTACATATAGATCAAGGGTGACTTGTCAGTGGAGTTAAGGGACATTGTATAGGACATTCTGAAATATAATAAGGAAATTAGGTGCAGAAGACTGGAAGCTAACCGTAAGCCTTAAGTTGGAGTTCAGCCATTGCTTCTTCTACTTGATATCACAAACATGTAGAAGCCAGGCAGTACCACCCCTGGTACTGCAAATTGTGTTAAACGTCCCAGTTCATGGGTAGAAAGCGACCCAGGTCGCTCTTGCCAAAGATGGCAAACCAGATTTTCAGATTGGTTTTCGAAAGGTTTTGGGTTTTTAGGATGATTTGTCATCGAAGGTTTTTTGTTCTCAACATGGAAGCATCAACATAGATTGAAGAGTGGTGATCCTGCCGGTGGTGGTTGGAAGTTCATTGCACCAACAACATTTTGTGTGTGACTGTCACTTGCCCGTAAACAGGTTGTGTGTGTGGGCACATGGACTTGATCTCCAACAACTTGCTTTCATCGGCAGTGTCTTCAGTGGCAGGCGACCCACCCCCGGCAACTATTTTGTTGTTCTTGCAGTAATTTGTTTGGCTTCTTGCTGTGAACAGATTGTGTGAGGGGCTAtgtattcttttttgttttaggTAAGTATGGGGGTAGTTTATTCGGCAAGTGAGAACGGTTGTTTTCCAATGCTCTTTAATGTTTTGTTGATTTACAATGCTCttaatgttttgtttttgttgttctcCAATGACTTCCTTTTACattatctttagtttttcttttactattcttgctatttcttttgcgatttttccaattaataaagttatattgaattaatattaattaatacattgaAGAACTCAATGACCACGACATTGACAAAGAGGATAAACATCAAttggattattttaaaatagtaataaaattattaatttttatttaaaaattataagatatattaatttagttagtataaatcagtgttattaaaggtcCAAGGCGCACTAAAGCTCAAAATGGTGTTGGAGCCTAAGGTGCAAAACGAGGCATGTGCCTAATGGAACTAAGCTCATgctaactaatatatatatatatatcctaattGAAGAATAAAGTATAAAATAGATCCTAActcctaataacatattcacaagcatgttatcaagaaaattaaaaaattcaacatatattaatgaaaagaacaataaaaaatgtcaaaagatgcaatttaaaagtctttaagtcaatttaaattaaatcttaaacaatttataggtcttaaattttaattaagattaattaattatgcaaaagacagaaatacatggaagtctagaattcatgtagccgaccccacatagtgggataaatgttggatatgttgttgttgtaattaattatgcattttaaataatccaaaaatcatcctcattatcaagatcaaacattttcatatttttatcattagaagcatcatctctaatatcctcttcttccacatcatctccctctccatcttcatcaagttcaaattcagttggaacatttgaagtagtagcctttttactcattgtcaaatttatagttgaagtaataaatataaaccctaaatagtacaaaattaaataaaataataaacagtaAAATATAAGGCTTACAAAATAGTTAAAAGGGTCCAAGTGTGCCTAAGCCCAAGGTACCTTGGGCCTAAGCACACCTTGTTGGTGTGCCCCTGCATGGAAGCATCCTAGGCACCCAAGGTGTGCCTAGATGAGCCTTGCACCTAGgcgcgcgcctttaataacactggtataaatttaatatcaaccCCCTACCCCTAgttaatattcaaaacatactaTGATCGCAAATAACATACCAACCAAGGCTACCCCCCACGTACCCCTTTTATACTAAGTCACGTACCCTGATTTCGATCCGAACCCCAACCCCAACCTTGTCCTACGACTTGTATTGTGCAGCGATCTTGGGAACTATGATCACAAATATTCATTGTCAGTGCCACTTACCATCTCTTAGTCTTTGTTTTAGTTATTAAGTGACTAGcgcccccccccctcccccccccaaaaaaaaaaaaaaaaaacatggacACACACactaaagaaagaaaagcaatGGCCCATAAAGAATGTTTGGTTAGGGGTTAGATTTTGGGTTATCGAAGACCATCTACGTGAATTCTGATCTTATGCTGAAAAGGAGCATAATGTCTTTATATATGAAGACATTAGTCTCCAACTGCATTTAATTGCATTGCTGGTTGCCATTCTTGGCAAAGTGTGAAAGTGATTTTTTTGACATATTCATAAATTTGAAACTGACTCTTTGTCAATCAACTGGTCAAATTATATGTTGCTGCAATTTTTTCCTTTGTTATTGCAAGTAAGCTATGAGAACAAAGACAATGGTAGTTTGATTCCTTATCCCTGTGCCATATGGACTTGAAGTttctttgtttgattttattgtcaAGTAGCTGAAATTTAAGGTAGACAAGTTAAATGTTAAATGTTTGGAGGCAACAGAAAAACAGATAACAACTTagcaaaccttaatcccactagttGGGGTCTGctagcaacaaaaaaaaacagagaagaagatgatTTAAATTCTGTTCATCATGttcctttagaaaatttcacTATGATGCAATTGTGAAATTAATCTCTGTATAGGTTTCAGCAGCATGGAGTTTCTTTACTTCTTTCTTGAAGAAGTATTCTTTTCTCAGATTGTTATGTTAGTAGGGCATCCAGGATTAGTTCGGCTTGCTAATGAACTTTTTATGCATGACTGAAGACTTTAGGACAGCCGAACTAATCCGAAAGCGGAGAAGGATCGAgaagaagagatatatatatatatgtatatatatatatatatatagagagagagagagagagagagaaatttagagggaaaattgagaaatgagGCAATTCAATTGTATTGGATGCCTTTCAAATGAGTTGGGACCGAGCTTTTAAACTTGTCCTCCGCGGGAAGTTAGCGCCAATAAAATGGTTGCGACTCCTGAATCCAAATTCAAATGCTCAACTACTTACAGCTTATTACAGCCATATCCTCCCCTTATTACAGTAATTACCGCTGAGGTACACAATAAAGGGCAATAATAAGTAGACATTCTGCAATCTGAAGGGCAGACCTTAATGTGCTTTTTATTTGTAAGCATGTGCAGGAAGTGCATAGACATGCACTCCTGTCAATAAAATGGATGAATTGTTTTCCTCCATTGTAACATGCTGCAAAGAGTCTTTTTCAAGTACCAGTTCCGCAAGGAAACAAACTGTTTAAGCAGCACTCATCAATTCTAACCAGGTGAATGAATATTAAGGTTACTCATTACAGGAGTTACAAGCAAGTATTGAGATCCATGTTGACCCAAATAGCAGTACATTTCATAAAAGAACGGCCTTCCTTCATCAGTTATGatactttttgttttatttattttttttgtttattattttttcacttGGACTTCTTTACGTTATAAAATCTGAATGACATTCATGGGTGCCAAGTAAGATCGTAATTTTACCTAATTTTGTAAGTGCTCTTAGTGTATTCTTCTGTCAAGCAGTAGATACATTACAATGAATGGCAACTCGACTCAACTTCTTAAGTGCATTATCTGTGCcttcaaatattctttttaaCTTGATGCAACTTGGTTTATGTTTTGCCAGCGTAATCTTCTGCGAAGCGGTTGCCATATATGGTGTTATTGTGGCAATTATTTTGCAAACAAAGTTGGAAAGTGTTCCGGCATCAAAAATATATGACCCGGAATCACTGAGAGCTGGTTATGCCATCTTTGCCTCTGGGATTATTGTGGGATTTGCAAACCTCGTCTGCGGGTTTGTGTCACTATTTCTTCATTTAAAATCACCTGACCACTGTTCAATAGTCTTTTTCTTCAATTGCATCACTTATAACATATGCTTTATCAATCACTTTATTCAGGCTGTGTGTGGGAATCATTGGAAGCAGCTGCGCATTATCTGATGCCCAGAACTCCACACTATTTGTGAAGATTCTTGTGATTGAAATCTTCGGTAGCGCACTCGGGTTGTTTGGTGTGATAGTCGGAATAATCATGTCAGCTCAAGCGACATGGCCTTCTAAAATAGCTTAGCTTGTCATTTTTACCACTCCACCAGTGTCGTGTATCTTCTCTCAATTGGTGGCTTGAGATGTGTTCTTTTGTTGcctatctaaaaaatataagcTCCTTCTGTTCCTATTGATGTGGAAAAATCGAAGAGGAGAGCTTTTGAATTTGTTGGTGCACCAAATTGTGATACACTTTGCATGCTTGTATTTAACGTCTACATTACATGAAGTCCTTAAAACATCAACTGAATTCTCTTATGCTTGTCTTTACTCAACTACATCTAGCTAGCGATTCAACTATTGCAGGAACATGAGAGAAGAAGGGCATGTTCTTATGCTGAAGCTCTTCACATTCCCCGGGGCTAGCTGTCATCGGATCAAAAGCCCTCCTGTCAGGGAGAACCAGACCCTGCTTGATGCGACCCATTCTCCTTGAGTGCAGGACCTGCTTCGTGGTTACAGGAACCCTTATCGATTGATACTCTTCCAGTGCCGAATGCAGATTCTCAGCTCCCCACTTCTCCAGGCACTTGCCTAGAACTGCTGCATCTAATAACGACATGTTTGTGCTTCTAACACCATGAGGGGTTGTTGGATGAGCGGCATCTCCAACTAATACCAGGTTGCCCCAGAAAACCTGCTCTGGTGGTTCACAATCATAGATGATGTTTATGAAGGGTTCCTTTGTTGCTTTCATGACTTTAACCAGCTCTGGAGCCCAAACCTTCTCTGCTTCTTTGAGCATTGCTTCAATCATGTCTCTGCTTACTTTCGTCGTCACTGAATTCCTCTGCTTTCAAGTTTTCCCACCAGTCAGTTCAAATTTGACAGCACCACAGTGTGTAGATAAAGCATTAGAGTTGTGATCCAATTGTTCTTGAATTCATCCCTATATCCTTCCTCCAAACACCAGTTAAACAAATTTGAGACAATTTTTAGGAAACAACCACATTTCATATGAGGATATCATGGGATATAaggttataaataaaaatgaccAACTAACTAAGTAAATGGTACCTGAATTTGAGGCTCCGGTTGACCAACATACCAAATCCAGTTCATCCTTTTGTTTGGGAGCTCGTAAAGAACAACATGAGTTCTGTAACCTAAATCAAAGTACAGGCATTTGCCCAGATCTGGATATGCCTTCTGTAGGCCTGTAATTATCTCTGAGTTCTCATTGTCCGAAAAATCAAGCACCCCTCTCCATGCACAATAGCCTGAGTATCTGCAAGGCTCAACAATATTGACACTAAATCTATGGTGAACTAGCAGCCTCACCAGAAGGCATATATTTCCAGACAAAAGGGGTGCAGTTGTTAGtctcaaatcattcacaagCAAGAAAATGTAGTTCGACCCTTGGACCTGAATAAGAAAATTTGATCTGATAGAATGATTTTTCCATATTCAGATTAATGCCAATCCAAGTGAATTCATGAGTAAAGTGCAACCAATTAACCAACCAACAAAACTACTTTTTGCATCGAAACTTAGAAGTGTCAATTAATGTGGCTAACGTTGAACCCGATTCTGATAACCCATGATTAGAACAGCCAAAAGACCATTTTGAAGAAGTTATACAATTAACAATCACTACAAGTTAGGTGCCAAACCTTAATTTGAGGTCTGGAAGAAAGATTTT contains the following coding sequences:
- the LOC127813245 gene encoding V-type proton ATPase subunit c''1, which produces MGHLASSSWSRAMLQISPYTFSAVGIAIAIGVSVLGAAWGIYITGSSLIGAAIKAPRITSKNLISVIFCEAVAIYGVIVAIILQTKLESVPASKIYDPESLRAGYAIFASGIIVGFANLVCGLCVGIIGSSCALSDAQNSTLFVKILVIEIFGSALGLFGVIVGIIMSAQATWPSKIA
- the LOC127813242 gene encoding uncharacterized protein LOC127813242 isoform X1 encodes the protein MKREKKGKAVVVGGSIGGVSCAHALVAAGWEVLVLEKSAAPPTGSPTGAGLGLDPLAQRLIDSWVGATHLLRDATVPLTIDLNQATDGEKKVSWTLTRDENFNFRAAHWADLHSLLYNALPPSIFLWGHLFLSLCTSGENAGIKIKAKVLQTNETVEIAGDLLVAADGCLSSIRKIFLPDLKLRYSGYCAWRGVLDFSDNENSEIITGLQKAYPDLGKCLYFDLGYRTHVVLYELPNKRMNWIWYVGQPEPQIQRNSVTTKVSRDMIEAMLKEAEKVWAPELVKVMKATKEPFINIIYDCEPPEQVFWGNLVLVGDAAHPTTPHGVRSTNMSLLDAAVLGKCLEKWGAENLHSALEEYQSIRVPVTTKQVLHSRRMGRIKQGLVLPDRRAFDPMTASPGECEELQHKNMPFFSHVPAIVESLARCS